The following are encoded together in the Paludisphaera mucosa genome:
- a CDS encoding MFS transporter — protein sequence MADTEAAANHDPSPRSLACLDALNFFLADVRDGLGPYLAIYLTSRQHWDPSQVGVAMAAMLVGTIATQSPAGALIDRVKWKRSAVAGAAAVVAAGCLAMILSPRYSVVVASQGLIGAAASIFPPAIAAMTLGIVGHARMARRTGRNEAFNHLGNVAAAVAAGAAGYFIGYWSIFVLVALMAALSAVTVLILPESDIDHDRARGAREGEERGAKVESIAVLFKDPRILMFTACAVMFHFANAAMLPLVGQKVTQGLDRGTAVLMSACIITAQVVMIPVALAASRLAETWGRKPVFLIGFAVLPIRGLLYTLTADPYLLVAIQILDGIGAGVFGVVSILVVADLTRGTGRFNLTQGVLATATALGAALSNVACGYIVKAAGFDAGFLTLAGIAVAGLLLYALATPETLDAPVVPSGKLAPEAA from the coding sequence ATGGCCGATACCGAAGCCGCGGCGAATCACGACCCTTCGCCGAGAAGCCTGGCCTGCCTGGACGCGCTCAACTTCTTCCTCGCCGACGTCCGGGACGGGCTGGGGCCCTACCTGGCGATCTATCTCACGTCGAGGCAGCACTGGGACCCCTCGCAGGTCGGCGTCGCGATGGCGGCGATGCTCGTCGGCACGATCGCGACCCAGTCGCCGGCGGGGGCCCTGATCGATCGCGTGAAGTGGAAGCGATCCGCCGTCGCGGGGGCGGCCGCCGTCGTGGCGGCGGGGTGCCTGGCCATGATCCTCTCGCCGCGCTACTCCGTCGTGGTGGCCTCGCAGGGGCTGATCGGGGCGGCCGCGTCCATCTTCCCGCCGGCGATCGCGGCGATGACGCTGGGGATCGTCGGCCACGCGCGGATGGCCCGGCGGACCGGCCGGAACGAGGCGTTCAACCACCTGGGGAACGTCGCCGCCGCCGTCGCCGCGGGGGCCGCCGGCTATTTCATCGGCTACTGGTCGATCTTCGTCCTGGTCGCCCTCATGGCCGCCCTGAGCGCCGTCACGGTCTTGATCCTGCCCGAGTCGGACATCGACCACGATCGGGCGCGGGGGGCCCGGGAGGGCGAGGAGCGGGGAGCGAAGGTCGAATCGATCGCGGTGCTCTTCAAGGACCCGCGCATTTTGATGTTCACGGCGTGCGCAGTCATGTTCCACTTCGCCAACGCGGCGATGCTGCCGCTGGTCGGGCAGAAGGTCACGCAAGGGCTCGATCGCGGGACGGCCGTGCTGATGTCGGCGTGCATCATCACGGCCCAGGTCGTGATGATCCCGGTCGCGCTGGCGGCCAGCCGGCTGGCCGAGACCTGGGGCCGCAAGCCCGTCTTCCTCATCGGGTTCGCGGTCCTGCCGATCCGCGGGCTGCTCTATACGCTCACGGCCGACCCCTATCTTCTGGTCGCCATCCAGATCCTCGACGGCATCGGGGCGGGAGTCTTCGGCGTGGTTTCGATCCTGGTCGTGGCCGACCTGACGCGAGGGACCGGGCGGTTCAACCTGACGCAGGGCGTCCTGGCGACCGCGACGGCCCTCGGCGCCGCTCTCAGCAACGTGGCCTGCGGGTACATCGTGAAGGCCGCGGGCTTCGACGCGGGGTTCCTCACGCTCGCCGGGATCGCCGTGGCCGGCCTGCTGCTCTACGCCTTGGCGACGCCCGAGACCCTCGACGCGCCCGTGGTCCCGTCCGGGAAACTCGCGCCCGAAGCCGCCTGA
- a CDS encoding tyrosine-type recombinase/integrase encodes MTTDNPPGSGSEPVGNLVRIFLRGRTWWANYQHAGRQNRKSLGTTNKKEARRRALLLEAELLQGRHRDRPEPPTVDEAVSAYLDHLRAERRSAKTMVKYEYVLGRLAGLLRDRRAGSLLDLDLKAMDAYRKSRVQAGAAPKTVYTETVIARQLVKFALSRGMITEDPLRGLRLGKPKPSSQPCWSNEEVERILASAGAAYRDAYVVLADTGMRAGELVHLCWEDVDFARNVIHIRPKPGWTPKTGDRRAIPMSPRARATLEAMPRRGEWAFTAPSISGRPAEIRQMSDRRLLAALKRVLARLGLPGHLHTFRHAFISRALTGGIAESVVREWVGHVDRDVMKLYTHIASATSQEAMRKLSQSGRGPSDPAPG; translated from the coding sequence ATGACGACCGACAATCCTCCCGGCTCCGGCTCCGAGCCCGTCGGGAACCTCGTACGGATCTTCCTCCGCGGCCGGACCTGGTGGGCCAACTACCAGCATGCCGGCCGCCAGAATCGCAAGAGCCTCGGGACCACGAACAAGAAGGAGGCCCGTCGCAGGGCGCTCCTGCTGGAGGCCGAGCTGCTCCAGGGCCGCCACCGGGACCGTCCCGAGCCGCCGACCGTCGACGAGGCCGTCTCGGCCTACCTGGACCACCTCCGCGCCGAGCGGCGCTCGGCCAAGACGATGGTCAAGTACGAATACGTCCTGGGCCGCCTCGCGGGCCTGCTCCGCGACCGCCGGGCCGGCTCGCTCCTGGACCTCGACCTGAAGGCGATGGACGCTTACCGCAAGTCGCGGGTCCAGGCCGGGGCCGCCCCGAAGACCGTGTACACAGAGACGGTCATCGCCCGCCAGCTCGTCAAGTTCGCGCTCAGCCGCGGGATGATCACCGAGGATCCGCTTCGGGGCCTGCGGCTGGGCAAGCCCAAGCCGAGCAGCCAGCCTTGCTGGTCGAACGAGGAAGTCGAGCGGATCCTGGCATCCGCCGGGGCTGCCTACCGCGACGCCTACGTGGTGCTGGCCGACACCGGAATGCGGGCCGGCGAGCTGGTCCATCTGTGTTGGGAGGACGTCGATTTCGCCCGCAACGTGATCCACATCCGGCCGAAGCCGGGCTGGACTCCGAAGACGGGCGACCGCCGCGCGATCCCGATGTCGCCGAGGGCCCGGGCGACCTTGGAGGCGATGCCGCGTCGAGGAGAGTGGGCCTTCACCGCCCCCTCGATCTCGGGTCGGCCTGCGGAGATTCGTCAGATGTCCGACCGCCGACTGCTGGCCGCCCTGAAGCGGGTGCTGGCCCGGCTGGGGTTGCCGGGCCACCTGCACACGTTCCGCCACGCCTTCATCTCAAGGGCGCTGACCGGCGGGATCGCCGAGTCGGTCGTGCGCGAGTGGGTCGGGCACGTCGATCGCGACGTGATGAAGCTCTACACGCACATCGCCTCGGCGACCTCGCAGGAGGCGATGCGGAAGCTGTCCCAGTCCGGCCGCGGTCCGAGCGACCCGGCCCCAGGCTGA
- the rfaD gene encoding ADP-glyceromanno-heptose 6-epimerase has product MIAITGAAGFIGSNLAHRLSAAGRELLLVDHPLTAATAVNWAGLGRFRFTPMERFLTDLERGEGRNIEAVFHLGACSSTTETDWAFLQDNNVGYTQSLWTWCAAEQRPFLYASSAATYGDGSRGFSDRTPPTELEPLNLYGKSKNDFDAWALAEIAAGRPRPPIWAGLKFFNVYGPREVHKGKMASVVWHARRQILETGEVRLFRSNDPAYPDGGQRRDFVFVEDCIDHMLWLWGQPDASAIYNSGTGTSRTFLDLVTAVFSALGREPRIQFIDMPPELGRQYQNYTQADMSKLRDAGYAKPPTTLEDGVRHALSWSDAPAVVTRTG; this is encoded by the coding sequence ATGATCGCGATCACGGGGGCCGCCGGATTCATCGGCTCGAACCTCGCCCACCGGCTGTCGGCGGCGGGCCGGGAACTGCTGCTGGTGGACCATCCCCTGACGGCGGCGACGGCCGTCAACTGGGCCGGGCTGGGGCGGTTCCGCTTCACGCCGATGGAGCGGTTCCTGACGGATCTGGAACGAGGCGAGGGCCGGAACATCGAGGCCGTCTTCCACCTGGGGGCGTGCAGCTCGACGACCGAGACCGACTGGGCGTTCCTCCAGGACAACAATGTCGGCTATACGCAGAGCCTCTGGACCTGGTGTGCGGCCGAGCAGAGGCCCTTCCTGTACGCCTCAAGCGCCGCGACCTATGGCGACGGCTCGCGCGGGTTCAGCGATCGCACCCCCCCGACCGAGTTGGAGCCGCTGAACTTGTACGGCAAGAGCAAGAACGACTTCGACGCCTGGGCGCTGGCCGAGATCGCCGCGGGCCGCCCTCGGCCGCCGATCTGGGCCGGGCTGAAGTTCTTCAACGTCTACGGCCCCCGCGAGGTCCATAAGGGGAAGATGGCGAGCGTCGTCTGGCACGCCCGCCGGCAGATCCTGGAGACCGGCGAGGTCCGCCTCTTCCGATCGAACGACCCGGCCTACCCCGACGGCGGCCAGCGTCGGGATTTCGTCTTCGTCGAGGACTGCATCGACCACATGCTCTGGCTCTGGGGCCAGCCCGACGCCTCGGCGATTTATAACAGCGGCACCGGGACGTCGCGCACGTTCCTGGACCTGGTCACGGCCGTCTTCTCGGCCCTCGGCCGCGAGCCCCGCATCCAGTTCATCGACATGCCCCCCGAACTCGGCCGGCAGTACCAGAACTACACCCAGGCCGACATGAGCAAACTCCGCGACGCGGGCTACGCGAAGCCCCCGACGACCCTCGAAGACGGGGTCCGCCATGCCCTTTCCTGGTCGGACGCCCCGGCGGTCGTGACCAGGACGGGATGA